Proteins encoded by one window of Cannabis sativa cultivar Pink pepper isolate KNU-18-1 chromosome 4, ASM2916894v1, whole genome shotgun sequence:
- the LOC133037056 gene encoding secreted RxLR effector protein 161-like yields the protein MWNFHSSTEKILRRFYMDKSHPLSSPMIVRSLDVEKDPFRPREEHEELLGPEVPYLSAIGALMYLANCTRPDIAFSVNLLARFSSAPTYRHWKGIKHILRYLQGTIDKGLFYSNNCRSQLIGYADAGYLSDPHKARSQTGYLFTCGDTAISWRSTKQTLVATSSNHAEILAIHEASRECVWLRSMTQHIRGTCGLTSNKEVPTILYEDNAACIAQLKGGLIHEVITNINF from the exons ATGTGGAATTTTCATTCATCTACTGAAAAGATTTTGAGACGGTTTTATATGGATAAATCACACCCATTGAGTAGCCCAATGATAGTTAGGTCACTTGATGTAGAAAAAGATCCTTTTCGACCTAGAGAAGAACATGAAGAGCTCCTTGGTCCAGAAGTACCATATCTTAGTGCAATAGGAGCATTGATGTATCTTGCTAATTGTACAAGACCTGATATAGCTTTCTCTGTCAATTTATTAGCAAGATTTAGTTCTGCTCCAACATATAGACATTGGAAAGGGATTAAGCACATACTCCGCTATCTCCAGGGTACTATTGATAAAGGATTATTCTATTCTAATAATTGTAGGTCACAACTTATTGGCTACGCAGATGcaggatatttatctgatccacaTAAAGCCAGATCTCAAACTGGCTATTTGTTCACTTGCGGTGACACTGCTATATCCTGGCGATCAACAAAGCAAACTCTGGTGGCTACTTCCTCAAATCATGCTGAGATACTTGCAATTCACGAGGCAAGTCGAGAATGTGTTTGGTTAAGATCAATGACACAACATATTCGAGGAACATGTGGATTAACATCTAATAAAGAAGTACCAAcaattctctatgaagataatgctgcttgcatcgctcaacttaaAGGAGG ACTTATTCACGAagtcattaccaacatcaacttttga